In a genomic window of Mycobacteriales bacterium:
- a CDS encoding DUF4244 domain-containing protein, whose protein sequence is MNQIKRLVARMTADAGMTTAEYAVGTVAAVAFAVVLYKVVTSSTVMHAVSHIISSALSVHL, encoded by the coding sequence ATGAATCAGATCAAGCGTCTCGTTGCCCGAATGACCGCCGATGCAGGGATGACGACCGCGGAATACGCCGTCGGCACGGTCGCCGCCGTGGCGTTCGCGGTCGTGCTCTACAAGGTGGTCACCAGCTCGACCGTGATGCACGCGGTCAGTCACATCATCAGCTCGGCGCTCTCCGTCCACCTGTGA